A single region of the Syntrophotaleaceae bacterium genome encodes:
- a CDS encoding Spy/CpxP family protein refolding chaperone — translation MKKGILTLGLIFVMVLTSAFTAMASRDGGRGRGDHQQRGKGRLCAMKGPGHSLARLLGQLDLTPEQEQQADRLIQANREKVQALRDQMTAVRSKLNQAMNPKTFDEKAVRQAAAEKARIQTEMMVNRAKTHQQIYALLTPEQQELADLARNLERLGGGRQKKGFRQACDFMGPRGPRNAE, via the coding sequence ATGAAAAAGGGAATTTTGACACTTGGACTGATTTTCGTCATGGTGTTGACCTCCGCATTCACCGCCATGGCGTCCAGAGATGGGGGCCGGGGCCGCGGCGACCATCAGCAGCGGGGCAAGGGCAGGCTCTGTGCAATGAAAGGACCCGGTCATTCCCTGGCGCGTCTGCTCGGCCAGTTGGATCTCACGCCGGAACAGGAGCAGCAGGCCGACCGGCTGATTCAGGCCAATCGGGAAAAGGTTCAGGCTTTACGCGATCAGATGACTGCTGTCCGCTCCAAGCTGAACCAGGCGATGAATCCGAAAACCTTCGATGAAAAGGCTGTGCGTCAGGCTGCCGCCGAAAAGGCCCGAATTCAAACGGAAATGATGGTCAATCGGGCCAAAACGCATCAACAGATCTATGCCCTTTTGACTCCCGAGCAGCAGGAACTGGCCGATTTGGCCCGCAACCTTGAACGCCTGGGGGGAGGCCGCCAGAAAAAAGGATTTCGCCAGGCATGCGATTTCATGGGGCCGAGAGGGCCACGCAACGCAGAGTAG
- a CDS encoding GNAT family N-acetyltransferase encodes MTMQKKKFPYIRPMTGEDEEKIKRIPFLNIDTVLIPSPFVRDQDLDLDPDYCYVWDEEGELLGFLQVYSNKNHTRFHLYKVVSSPFQRGKGVGSAFIEKLVNEVDETAEIYLYVWDKLISSIEFFASAGFEYAGSSVYRKMNFHLMSSNAGSIRQKIASWREREYSVPEELSKVRHDAKKSLKVLLDMTSIMSVDNFHKLLDDISRESTAMLNTLQAFEDRIVERHQVDIKELITHRVIPFIEASEIPCQMRLIIGSKIPLVSGNYLNFSRALINLVSNSLDAISETGRKGIIEIALREDEDAVILTVRDNGIGIDRERLEKGPDGLPAFVGNTTKKGKSGEGIGTRQIFSTFGVKNIEVESVPGKATRWIIRVPKSTGQEVHLLSDLESRFQHLMKTTEKIGISRRSQKTQVAIFIWQLRQLEIFSYDLINQFSRYNNVRDVYRNILLYREGRKDFDFLKQELKKCRIDNGIFRDWLLDAVRRIRENESYILDNVKVQDYKGVLFKSYGQAIERHIIFTMDPENGRFYATDRKLAEHMDYVPYLGKDRDELLRGEFIGDVKNLESPITLGVWSVTSREDLQEKLRLIRQGARQLLEMDLKAEKKVSFYHTTYNTSAYEIDTFKTTTLGKMADMSDEDLDKLIVKAEDEFSALAFVD; translated from the coding sequence ATGACCATGCAGAAGAAAAAGTTTCCCTATATCCGCCCCATGACCGGGGAAGACGAAGAAAAGATCAAGCGGATCCCCTTTCTGAACATCGATACGGTGCTGATACCTTCGCCCTTTGTGCGCGACCAGGACCTCGACCTCGATCCAGACTATTGTTACGTCTGGGACGAGGAGGGGGAACTGCTCGGCTTTCTGCAGGTCTACTCCAATAAAAACCACACCAGATTTCATTTATACAAAGTCGTGAGCAGCCCTTTTCAGCGGGGCAAGGGGGTCGGGTCGGCGTTCATCGAGAAACTGGTGAACGAGGTTGACGAGACGGCCGAAATCTATCTTTATGTCTGGGATAAACTGATCAGCAGCATTGAGTTTTTTGCCAGCGCCGGTTTCGAGTATGCCGGTTCCAGCGTATACCGAAAGATGAATTTTCATTTGATGTCGTCCAATGCCGGTTCCATTCGCCAAAAAATTGCCTCTTGGCGTGAAAGGGAATATTCGGTTCCCGAGGAATTGAGCAAGGTCCGGCACGATGCTAAAAAGTCTCTTAAAGTGCTGCTGGACATGACCTCGATCATGTCGGTCGACAATTTTCATAAATTGCTCGATGACATCAGTCGGGAATCAACAGCCATGCTGAATACCTTGCAGGCTTTCGAGGACCGGATTGTCGAAAGACACCAGGTGGATATCAAGGAATTGATTACCCATCGGGTGATTCCCTTTATCGAAGCCTCCGAAATTCCCTGCCAGATGAGGTTGATCATCGGTTCCAAAATCCCGCTCGTCAGCGGAAACTATCTGAATTTCAGCCGGGCCCTCATCAACCTCGTGTCCAATTCCCTGGATGCCATCAGCGAAACGGGACGAAAGGGCATCATCGAAATTGCTTTGAGGGAGGATGAAGATGCAGTCATCCTGACGGTCAGGGACAATGGCATAGGGATAGACAGGGAGCGGCTTGAAAAAGGGCCGGACGGCCTGCCCGCCTTTGTCGGCAACACGACGAAGAAGGGCAAATCCGGCGAAGGGATCGGCACCCGGCAGATATTCTCGACCTTCGGCGTGAAAAACATCGAGGTGGAGAGTGTCCCGGGCAAAGCGACCCGATGGATCATCCGGGTGCCGAAGAGCACGGGGCAGGAGGTTCATCTTCTGTCCGATCTCGAGTCCCGTTTCCAGCATTTGATGAAAACCACCGAAAAGATCGGCATTTCCAGGAGGAGCCAGAAAACCCAGGTGGCGATATTTATCTGGCAGCTCCGCCAGCTGGAGATATTCAGCTACGATCTCATCAATCAGTTCAGCCGTTACAACAATGTTCGCGATGTTTACCGTAATATCCTGCTGTATCGGGAAGGCCGGAAGGATTTCGATTTCCTGAAGCAGGAATTGAAAAAGTGCAGGATTGACAATGGGATATTTCGGGACTGGTTGCTCGATGCGGTGAGACGGATCAGAGAGAATGAATCCTACATTCTGGATAACGTCAAGGTCCAGGATTATAAAGGCGTTCTGTTCAAGAGCTATGGCCAGGCGATCGAGCGGCATATCATCTTTACCATGGACCCGGAAAACGGCCGTTTCTATGCCACGGACCGCAAACTTGCCGAGCACATGGATTACGTGCCCTATCTGGGCAAGGATCGGGACGAACTGCTGCGGGGAGAATTCATCGGCGATGTCAAAAACCTGGAAAGCCCCATCACCTTGGGCGTCTGGTCGGTGACCAGCCGGGAGGACCTGCAGGAGAAACTGCGGCTGATCCGTCAGGGTGCACGGCAGTTGCTGGAGATGGATCTGAAAGCGGAAAAGAAAGTCTCTTTCTACCACACCACCTACAACACCTCGGCCTACGAGATCGACACCTTCAAGACCACCACCCTCGGGAAGATGGCGGACATGAGCGACGAAGACCTCGACAAGCTGATTGTCAAGGCGGAGGACGAGTTCAGCGCGCTGGCGTTTGTCGATTGA
- a CDS encoding methyl-accepting chemotaxis protein, which yields MNIRVKITAMGIGLVFLTALFIAGAAVYQKGVIQNKIDEVIKRQGMDETAKVAQSVYLMCQAMYESVTQTVANNLKVAEEVMTGMGPVSFSTETAEWEAVNQLNKERRQVVLPKMQVGGKWLGQNYSSDTATPLVDKVKDLVGGTCTIFQRMNAEGDMLRVATNVQKLDGTRAIGTYIPHKNPDGKLNPVIEAVLRGETFTGRAYVVNAWYITAYKPIWDSRHEQVVGVLYFGEKQENVSSLRKGIMDAVVGQTGYVFVLGGQGDQKGVYLVSKNGARDGENIYDMQDAEGRYFIRSLIDKALAPQNDPKGIPVSYERYEWQNEGEARPRAKIAAVTYFAPWDWVIGATIYEDDLEGARNQVEAGLGKMVKQILWVAALIVSVAAVAGYRLARNISLPLRKAVAMIQDLERGKLDSRLRMQRRDEIGQIAEAMDGFAENLQGEVVTAFQKLAEGDFTFEAQGVIREPLAQANRALVEVMTRGQVAAAQIAEASAQVSDAAQSLSQGATESAASLEEISASMTELASQTRRNADNADKANKLSTETREAAARGAELMKDLVRAMEDIEKASEDISKINRVIDEIAFQTNLLALNAAVEAARAGQHGKGFAVVAEEVRHLAARSAKASEETALLIENGLEKSRGGCDLADRTWSALQDIAAAAEQAAALICEIAASSGEQAEGIGQVNQGLGQIDQVTQQNTANAEESAAAAEELAGQADYLRQMLGKFRLKKEGESPARITI from the coding sequence ATGAACATTCGCGTGAAGATTACGGCAATGGGAATCGGTCTGGTTTTTCTTACGGCACTATTTATCGCCGGAGCGGCTGTTTATCAGAAAGGGGTCATCCAGAACAAGATCGACGAGGTGATCAAACGGCAGGGCATGGATGAAACGGCGAAAGTTGCGCAGAGCGTCTACCTGATGTGTCAAGCCATGTACGAGTCGGTGACCCAGACCGTGGCCAACAATCTCAAAGTCGCGGAAGAGGTCATGACAGGAATGGGACCGGTGTCCTTTTCCACCGAGACCGCCGAGTGGGAAGCCGTCAACCAATTGAACAAGGAGCGGCGACAGGTCGTGTTGCCGAAAATGCAGGTGGGGGGCAAATGGCTCGGCCAGAACTATTCGTCGGATACCGCCACCCCTCTGGTGGACAAGGTCAAGGATCTGGTCGGGGGAACCTGCACCATTTTTCAACGGATGAATGCTGAAGGGGACATGCTGCGGGTGGCAACCAACGTGCAGAAACTGGATGGCACGCGCGCCATCGGCACCTATATCCCCCATAAAAATCCCGATGGCAAACTTAACCCGGTCATCGAGGCCGTGCTGCGCGGCGAGACCTTTACCGGCAGGGCCTACGTGGTCAATGCCTGGTATATCACGGCCTACAAGCCGATCTGGGATTCCCGGCATGAACAGGTCGTCGGTGTCCTCTATTTTGGCGAAAAGCAGGAGAATGTCTCCAGTCTCCGCAAGGGCATCATGGATGCGGTTGTCGGCCAGACCGGTTACGTCTTTGTGCTTGGGGGCCAGGGGGATCAGAAAGGGGTTTACCTGGTATCGAAGAACGGTGCTCGCGATGGGGAAAACATCTACGATATGCAGGATGCAGAAGGCCGCTATTTCATCCGTTCTCTGATCGACAAAGCCCTGGCGCCACAGAATGACCCAAAAGGCATTCCGGTCTCCTATGAACGGTATGAATGGCAGAACGAAGGTGAAGCCAGACCGCGGGCCAAAATCGCAGCGGTCACCTACTTTGCCCCCTGGGACTGGGTGATCGGGGCCACTATCTACGAGGACGACCTCGAGGGGGCCCGAAACCAGGTAGAGGCGGGTCTTGGCAAGATGGTGAAACAGATTCTGTGGGTGGCGGCCCTGATCGTGTCGGTGGCGGCGGTGGCCGGTTACCGGCTGGCCAGGAACATCAGTCTCCCGTTGCGCAAGGCTGTCGCCATGATTCAGGATCTGGAACGGGGCAAGCTGGACAGCCGTCTGCGTATGCAGCGCAGGGATGAAATCGGGCAGATCGCCGAGGCGATGGACGGGTTTGCGGAAAATCTGCAGGGGGAAGTTGTGACCGCATTCCAAAAACTTGCGGAGGGCGACTTCACTTTCGAGGCCCAGGGGGTGATACGGGAACCTCTGGCGCAGGCCAACCGGGCTCTGGTCGAGGTCATGACCCGGGGCCAGGTTGCGGCGGCCCAGATTGCCGAGGCATCGGCCCAGGTTTCCGATGCGGCCCAGAGCCTGTCGCAAGGGGCCACCGAGTCTGCTGCTTCCCTTGAGGAAATCAGCGCTTCGATGACGGAGCTGGCCAGCCAGACCCGGCGCAATGCCGACAACGCCGACAAGGCGAACAAGTTGTCGACGGAGACCCGGGAAGCGGCAGCCAGAGGCGCTGAACTGATGAAGGACCTGGTCCGGGCCATGGAGGACATCGAGAAAGCCAGCGAAGACATTTCGAAAATCAATCGGGTGATCGATGAGATCGCGTTCCAGACCAATCTGCTGGCCCTGAACGCGGCCGTGGAGGCAGCGCGGGCGGGCCAGCACGGCAAAGGGTTCGCGGTCGTGGCAGAAGAAGTTCGCCATCTTGCTGCGCGGAGCGCCAAGGCGTCCGAGGAGACGGCCCTGCTGATCGAGAACGGTCTGGAAAAATCCCGCGGCGGTTGCGATCTCGCCGACAGAACCTGGAGTGCCCTGCAGGACATTGCGGCCGCAGCCGAGCAGGCCGCCGCCCTTATTTGCGAAATCGCAGCTTCTTCCGGGGAGCAGGCGGAAGGTATCGGGCAGGTCAACCAGGGATTGGGGCAGATCGATCAGGTGACCCAGCAGAACACGGCCAATGCCGAGGAAAGCGCCGCTGCGGCAGAGGAGTTGGCAGGGCAGGCAGACTATCTGCGGCAGATGCTGGGAAAATTCCGGTTGAAAAAAGAAGGGGAGTCTCCCGCCCGGATAACCATCTGA
- a CDS encoding ABC transporter permease encodes MKWQKLIIVAWRSITRNRLRSLLTMLGIIIGVGSVIALVALGEGSQADISAGIAAMGTNLIIVVPESLDANGVRGGAGTSATLSLQDVAAIREGAPAVSNVSAMVRLSEQVVAGNNNWNTTVQGVSETFPAIRNYTVVRGAYFTEREVKTKAKVAVLGQTVVNELFGGGDPVGQRIRIRKTPFRIIGVLGEKGQNGMGDDQDDVIQIPMTTALYRLSDGRTVRSLLASAATPDRIEEAKREIAAVLRREHRLRERQENDFSLRDQSEITSVASQVTGTMTLLLSAIAGVSLLVGGIGIMNIMLVSVTERTREIGIRLAVGARGGDILNQFLIEAVILCLCGGVIGIMAGLGIAFGLGQALGISAVINPWMILISVCFTLAVGVFFGFYPASKAANLNPIEALRHE; translated from the coding sequence ATGAAATGGCAGAAACTCATCATTGTGGCCTGGCGCAGCATCACCCGCAACCGTCTGCGCAGCCTGCTGACGATGCTCGGCATTATCATCGGGGTCGGTTCCGTCATTGCCCTGGTGGCCTTGGGGGAGGGATCGCAGGCCGACATTTCTGCGGGTATCGCCGCCATGGGCACCAATCTCATCATCGTGGTTCCGGAAAGCCTGGACGCCAATGGTGTACGCGGCGGTGCGGGAACCTCCGCCACCCTGTCTCTGCAGGATGTTGCAGCCATAAGGGAAGGTGCGCCGGCGGTAAGCAACGTTTCGGCCATGGTCCGACTGTCCGAGCAGGTGGTGGCGGGGAACAACAACTGGAACACCACCGTGCAGGGGGTCAGCGAAACCTTTCCCGCCATACGCAATTACACGGTGGTGCGGGGAGCGTATTTTACAGAGCGGGAAGTCAAAACCAAGGCCAAGGTCGCGGTGTTGGGACAGACAGTGGTGAACGAACTGTTCGGCGGGGGAGATCCGGTAGGGCAGCGGATACGCATCCGCAAAACTCCCTTCAGGATCATCGGGGTCCTCGGCGAAAAGGGTCAGAACGGCATGGGGGACGACCAGGACGATGTCATCCAGATTCCAATGACCACCGCCCTGTATCGTCTTTCCGACGGCAGGACGGTGCGCAGCCTGCTCGCCAGTGCCGCCACCCCGGACAGGATCGAGGAGGCGAAGCGGGAAATCGCTGCGGTGCTGCGCCGGGAGCACCGTTTGCGGGAGAGGCAGGAGAATGATTTCAGTCTGCGGGACCAGTCGGAAATCACGAGTGTCGCTTCCCAGGTAACCGGCACCATGACCCTGCTGCTCAGCGCCATTGCCGGTGTCTCCCTGCTGGTGGGCGGCATCGGAATCATGAACATCATGCTGGTTTCGGTGACGGAACGGACCCGGGAAATCGGCATCCGCCTGGCGGTCGGCGCCCGGGGCGGCGACATCCTCAACCAGTTTCTTATCGAGGCCGTCATCCTCTGCCTGTGCGGCGGCGTCATCGGCATTATGGCGGGCCTCGGCATCGCCTTCGGCCTCGGCCAGGCCCTGGGGATCAGTGCGGTGATCAATCCATGGATGATCCTGATCAGCGTCTGTTTTACCCTGGCGGTGGGCGTTTTCTTCGGCTTCTACCCGGCCAGCAAGGCTGCCAACCTCAACCCGATTGAAGCATTAAGGCATGAATAG
- a CDS encoding chemotaxis protein CheB has protein sequence MSEKPSFVVAIGASAGGLAALEQFFDHMPSDSGLAFVVIQHLSPDFKSLMDDLLARHTKMAIHRVTDGIPLEKNSIYLIPPKSRMTVSVGQLYLESLEQGQQHPDLPIDVFFRSLAKEFGKQAIAVVMSGTGSDGTRGLVNIHDAGGLVLVQSIDSAQFDGMPRSAFATGKCHMMLEPSMMPRLIQEYCAAPDNDRFKVLQEFPVDDDSGEYQQVFAVLRSQFNLDFSRYKPPTVGRRIQRRMEFLKIGNPNKYAAYLASDINELDSLYRDLLIGVTEFFRDPKYFERLREQALKKAFEDRHHDEEFRAWTAGCATGEEAYSLAILLSELAEEHEWRGNITIFATDVHRSSLDVASLGVYGDQCLKNVSPERLERFFIQRPDGKYQVIQDIRKMIVFAPHNLINDPPFTRMDLICCRNLLIYLQPEIQEKVLALFHFALKLNATLFLGSSEGLGKIAGEFETVDSPGKIFRKIRDVKIALEMNMEPSRKFMTLPNLGISTHRMTVSLDRQLMHDYDILLEEYMPPGILVDENRRILHCFGDVTKLLRQPHGRYENDLLDLVHESLKIPLSTALHRAAQNCAKVTARHAIRLGAQDKKTHDLRVECINDNKTKSVHYFVSVSPAVPEKPSAHIEQEICDIPQKEIPDYLNQRIVELEMELQITKENLQTTIEELQTSNEELQTTNEELMASNEELQSTNEELHSVNEELYTVNAEFELKNKELKQLNQDHENLLTSIEIGTVYIDKDLLIRKFNPAIVKIFKLLPQDIGRPIDHIAYHLANQEQMLKDVREVLSTGKTMEKEVFTQEGQWLLKRLLPFRNENRVIDGVVMTFTDISRIKEAEQKLARSYEELERKVAERTEMLQLAKEQADSANAAKSIFLANMSHEIRTPMTGIFATVQLLEATDLTSRQEEILRILRVSAENLLAILDDILDFSKIEAGKLTLNNEAFALGSIIEEILSLQRPRFEAKNLECIIDLQKDIPTILVGDALRLKQVFSNLISNAIKFTEKGQITLRARLLHREEKKVVVEFSVQDTGCGLTPEAINHIFQPFVQGDHSITRKFGGTGLGLAICRKLVTMMGGRIWCENNPEGGASFHFTVYFDLPSNRKKASLEGELLSVPESPSCEGLKVLLAEDDPLNRHLILTILQDLGCCPKTVENGADALGLLEKEPFDLVLMDVSMPEMDGITATRRIRKYSESNLNRDIPIIAITAHAMDENREKFFAAGFSEVVTKPFSISAIKKVINGYSRRNEEKRELKAE, from the coding sequence ATGTCTGAAAAACCCTCTTTCGTGGTCGCCATCGGTGCCTCTGCCGGCGGCCTGGCAGCTCTCGAACAGTTTTTTGACCATATGCCCTCGGACAGCGGCCTGGCGTTCGTGGTGATCCAGCATCTGTCTCCCGACTTCAAAAGCCTGATGGACGACCTTTTGGCCCGGCACACGAAAATGGCCATCCACCGGGTCACGGACGGCATTCCTCTTGAGAAAAACTCCATATACCTTATACCCCCCAAGTCCCGCATGACCGTCTCCGTGGGTCAGCTTTATCTGGAGTCCCTCGAACAGGGACAGCAGCACCCGGACCTGCCCATCGACGTTTTTTTCCGCTCGCTGGCCAAGGAGTTTGGAAAGCAGGCCATTGCCGTGGTCATGTCGGGGACAGGCAGCGACGGCACCCGCGGACTGGTCAATATTCATGATGCCGGTGGTCTGGTCCTGGTGCAGTCGATCGACTCTGCACAGTTCGACGGCATGCCCCGCAGCGCTTTTGCCACGGGAAAGTGCCATATGATGCTTGAACCTTCCATGATGCCCCGGCTGATCCAGGAGTATTGTGCCGCTCCGGATAATGATCGGTTCAAGGTCCTCCAGGAATTCCCCGTCGATGATGACAGCGGAGAATATCAGCAGGTGTTTGCCGTCCTTCGCAGCCAGTTCAACCTCGACTTCTCCCGATACAAACCGCCTACGGTCGGCCGCAGGATTCAGAGGCGCATGGAATTTCTGAAGATCGGCAATCCCAACAAATATGCCGCCTATCTTGCCAGCGACATCAATGAACTTGACTCCCTGTACCGCGACCTGCTGATCGGAGTCACCGAATTTTTCCGGGATCCCAAATACTTCGAACGGCTTCGCGAACAGGCCCTCAAGAAGGCATTCGAAGACCGTCATCATGACGAAGAGTTCCGGGCCTGGACCGCTGGTTGCGCCACCGGTGAGGAAGCCTACTCCCTGGCCATCTTGCTGTCCGAACTGGCGGAGGAACATGAATGGCGCGGAAACATCACGATTTTCGCCACGGATGTCCACCGCAGTTCTCTGGATGTTGCTTCTTTGGGTGTCTATGGAGACCAATGCCTGAAAAACGTTTCGCCCGAGCGTCTGGAGAGGTTTTTCATCCAGCGCCCGGACGGGAAGTACCAGGTGATCCAGGACATCCGCAAGATGATCGTTTTCGCACCTCACAATCTGATCAACGACCCTCCTTTTACCCGGATGGACCTGATCTGCTGCCGCAACCTGCTGATCTATCTCCAGCCTGAAATCCAGGAAAAGGTGCTCGCCCTGTTCCATTTCGCCCTTAAACTGAACGCCACGCTGTTTCTGGGCAGCAGCGAGGGGCTGGGCAAAATCGCCGGAGAATTCGAAACGGTCGACAGCCCCGGCAAGATCTTCCGCAAGATCCGCGATGTCAAGATCGCCCTCGAAATGAATATGGAACCCAGCAGAAAGTTCATGACCCTGCCGAATCTGGGCATTTCGACCCACCGCATGACCGTAAGCCTGGATCGTCAGCTGATGCACGATTACGACATCCTGCTGGAAGAATACATGCCTCCCGGAATTCTGGTGGATGAAAATCGTCGCATTCTGCACTGTTTCGGCGATGTTACAAAATTGTTGAGACAACCCCACGGACGCTACGAAAACGATCTGCTCGACCTGGTCCATGAAAGCCTGAAAATACCCTTGAGCACGGCCCTGCACAGGGCCGCCCAGAATTGCGCCAAGGTGACCGCGCGTCATGCCATCCGGCTCGGTGCGCAGGACAAAAAGACCCATGATCTGCGGGTGGAATGCATCAACGACAACAAAACCAAGTCGGTGCATTACTTCGTTTCTGTTTCCCCCGCCGTCCCGGAAAAACCCAGTGCGCACATTGAACAGGAAATCTGCGATATCCCGCAGAAGGAAATCCCGGATTATCTCAATCAGCGCATTGTCGAACTCGAAATGGAGCTCCAGATCACCAAGGAGAATCTGCAGACCACCATCGAGGAACTTCAGACATCCAATGAGGAACTGCAGACGACCAACGAAGAGCTGATGGCCTCCAATGAGGAGTTGCAGAGTACGAATGAGGAGCTGCACTCGGTCAACGAGGAACTCTATACGGTCAATGCGGAATTCGAACTCAAGAACAAGGAGCTCAAACAGCTCAACCAGGACCATGAAAACCTGTTGACCAGCATCGAGATCGGCACCGTTTACATCGACAAGGATCTGCTGATCCGCAAATTCAATCCTGCGATCGTCAAAATCTTCAAACTTCTGCCCCAGGATATCGGCCGCCCCATCGACCATATCGCCTATCATCTCGCCAATCAGGAGCAGATGCTGAAGGACGTGCGGGAAGTGCTGTCCACGGGCAAGACGATGGAAAAAGAAGTTTTTACCCAGGAAGGTCAATGGCTGTTGAAACGACTGCTGCCCTTCAGGAACGAAAACAGGGTTATTGACGGCGTTGTTATGACCTTTACCGATATTTCCCGCATCAAGGAAGCGGAGCAGAAGTTGGCCCGGTCCTACGAGGAGCTGGAACGAAAGGTTGCGGAAAGGACCGAAATGCTGCAACTGGCCAAGGAGCAGGCGGACAGTGCCAACGCCGCCAAGAGCATCTTCCTGGCCAATATGAGCCATGAAATCCGCACCCCGATGACCGGCATTTTCGCAACAGTTCAACTGCTCGAGGCGACCGACCTCACATCACGGCAGGAGGAAATTCTGCGCATTCTGCGGGTCTCTGCAGAGAATCTCTTGGCGATTCTGGATGACATCCTGGATTTCTCCAAGATCGAGGCGGGCAAGCTGACTCTGAACAACGAGGCGTTCGCGCTCGGATCGATCATCGAAGAGATCCTGAGTTTGCAACGTCCCCGCTTCGAAGCCAAGAACCTGGAATGCATTATCGACCTGCAAAAGGACATCCCGACGATTCTGGTTGGAGATGCCCTGCGCCTGAAGCAGGTTTTTTCCAACCTCATATCGAATGCCATCAAGTTTACCGAAAAAGGCCAAATCACTCTGAGAGCCCGCCTGCTGCACAGGGAAGAGAAAAAGGTGGTGGTCGAATTTTCCGTTCAGGATACCGGGTGCGGACTGACACCGGAAGCGATCAATCATATTTTTCAGCCCTTCGTCCAAGGGGACCATTCCATCACCCGCAAGTTTGGTGGAACCGGCCTGGGTCTGGCCATCTGCCGAAAGCTTGTCACGATGATGGGCGGCCGGATCTGGTGCGAGAACAATCCCGAAGGGGGGGCCTCCTTCCATTTCACGGTTTACTTCGACCTGCCGAGCAACAGGAAAAAGGCGTCCCTGGAGGGCGAACTTCTCTCGGTTCCCGAAAGCCCCTCCTGTGAAGGCTTGAAAGTTCTTCTGGCTGAAGACGATCCACTCAATCGTCACCTGATCCTGACCATCCTGCAGGATCTGGGCTGCTGCCCGAAGACGGTGGAAAACGGCGCCGACGCCTTGGGTTTGCTGGAAAAGGAACCGTTCGATCTGGTATTGATGGATGTATCCATGCCGGAAATGGACGGCATTACCGCGACCAGGCGCATCCGCAAGTACTCGGAATCGAACCTGAACCGCGATATTCCCATTATTGCCATTACCGCTCACGCCATGGATGAAAACCGGGAAAAATTCTTTGCCGCAGGTTTTTCCGAGGTCGTCACCAAGCCCTTTTCCATTTCCGCCATAAAAAAGGTCATAAATGGATACAGCAGGCGGAACGAGGAAAAAAGAGAACTGAAAGCCGAATAG